DNA from Colletotrichum higginsianum IMI 349063 chromosome 7 map unlocalized unitig_7, whole genome shotgun sequence:
GGCCCAGCCCGCCCTTTGCGTCAAGGAGGTTGAAAGATGGAAACTAAGTCTGTGAGTGTCGACGTTACACATATAACGTCCAGTTCTGCCGCGGGCAGATGGCGGCAGCCCTCACCTCGACAGTCATGCTGCAGCATCGTGTGATTCCTATGAAGCTATGCAGGAACATAGAGCAGACACAATATCGTACCGCACCATACCCGACCGACCTGCTTTGAGGTATTGAATAATTATTTCATTTGTTAACATAGGTCGgcgagaaaaaaagaagaaaaaaaaagaaagaaaataAAACAGCGTCTACCACACCATgtccgccgacgacggcgatgacaagggcgtcgagttGATCGTGGCGATTGTCGCCCTGGTCATCTCCGTCTTCgccttcatcatcgccatcttcCAGGCCCTCCAGCAGTACTACGCCTCGGCAACGGGCTACTCCTCGTGCACGCAAAAGGTCATGGGCGACTGGGCGCAGTTcacgcggcggcggttccGGTGGGACGAGTTCCGCTTCGAGGTGGAATTCGAGGTgcccgtcatcttcgtcgcgCCCCCGACGAACCACAGGGGCCCCCTCGGCAAGCACAACGACAAGGAGATCACGTACATGACGGGCACCTCGGACAGCTACAAGAAGACCTTCACCTGGGACCAGCAGCAGTACGACCAGGTGGACAGGAGCCTGCGGGCCGGGAACAGTCGCCAGGCCATCCACACGGCCGACAACGAGCTCGCCAACTGGCTGGGCCTGCTGATGGCGATCCAGCGCATGGAGAGGGAGTCCCGGACCTGGCAGGACAACGAGTACTTTGGCCACGGCAACCCGCAGTGGGAGGACCAGACGCCGTGCCACCCGCacgcgccgacggcggccgtcaCGCACACGCTCGCGGTGGGCATGCAGCGCAAGAAGAAGTCGTGGGACAGCATGCCGGACAACATGAAGAAGCCGtacgcgacgacgaccatctcgcacctcgtcgaggtggcGGGCATGCTCGGCGTGCACTGGAAGGAGTTCAACCGCAACGAGGACCGGTACCGCGCCCAGGGCAACGGCTTCAGCATCACGGGctacgacgtcgacgacctcggcatcgtcttcagCTTCGAGAAGACGGGGCCCACCTGGTTCCACGAGAACCGCGTCGTGCCGGACAACCGCGTCAAGGAGCTCTGCTTCGGCTACTGCCCGACCATCTTCCGCCCGGAGGCCAGCAACAACCACAAGTACGCCGACGAGCCCAAGGACATTGGCACGCTGCAGCTCGGCAGCATGGCCGCCATTGCCGAGACGCTGGTGGTGATCGGTTGCAACACGAACACTGTGAGGTATTTCCGGAAGCCTCAGCCAGACACGCGTCACATTCATCTGTTTCCAGGTAGGTGAAGCTCCTCCTCTATATGTTCATCGTCACAACAACCGGCGTGCCGTGCTGTGCCATTTTCCTCGAGTAGACGGAGGTTCTGTCTGGCTTACACTCGGCATCTTGCCTGACTTCTCTATCTAGTCGCCTTTGAGCTCCTGGGAATGGTCGGAGTAGTCTTCCAAATCCCCGGCACCGCGTTCCGCATGCTTCCCAACCCGACCATCTGGCACTGGGACCGGAAATCGTTCTCGCTGCGCACGTTCCTGGCCGACTTCGTGCacgccatggccgacgcgccggccgccgaccAGCGCTTGCTGAAGAGCACGGAGGTGTCGTCGTGCGTCGGGGTCATCGCCGCGGAGGCCGGCACGATCGAGAGCAAGTTCCAGGACCTCGAGTCCCTGGACGGGCCCGAGGCGATCCTGCGGCCGACGAACAACGCCGAGGAGAGGATCTACTCCAACGACCTCGTCGTGGCGctccacgccgccatcgcgcGGTGCGACGAGTTCCTCAAGCACCACGACCGCGCCCACCTCGTCCAGAACGTGCTGCGCGTCCACCTGCAGGAGATCCTGCGCATCCTCAACGACACGGACGGGGAGTATAAGGCCGTggtagccgccgccgccgccgccaccgccgcccccgacGCCACGGACAAGAGTCGATCGAATGCCGACCAGGCGCAAGATCTCTTCATCCAACGccccacggcggcggcggcggcggcggcggcacccgTTGTCGCGAAGACGAGCGAGGAGAGCAAAAAGGCCCAGAAAGAGATCTCCCTGCTGCAGAAGCTCGACGCGGCGTCGTCCGGCGAGCGGCACGCCGTGCTGGCCGAGATCtacctcttcttcgtccgcaaacgcgtcgtcgaggtcgtctgCAGGCAGATGCTCGCCGACAAGACGCGGAGGGAGCGCGGCGCCCGGTCCAtcgtctcggcggcctccggGGAGCCGGTGTCTCACGAccaggagcagcaggtgAACGACGTGTGGTGCATGCTCGTGTTCAGGATGATGTGTTGGTTGCTGCTCCACGACTTTCACGGGAAAGACATCCAGGTTGAGAAGAGCGAGGTGTTTGGCAGCCGGTTGCCGGTGTATATCACATAAGGGTgaggggggagaaggagggacAACTATCAGTCAGTGGCTGAGGGAGGATATTAATGAGACAACGAAGATAATGTCAAGGTAACGAAATCATGAATAGGAACCCATAGAAAGCCATGTCATCGTCACGTTATATAGAGCACCATGTTCTCAAAAAGTCGTACGGACTTTGTCTTCTTGATGTCGTCTTGCATGGTATTTCTCTCAATATCCAAAGTGGCTATGTACATCATAACTtcatacacacacacatccaCGCACCCTACGCACCCCTAGGGGTCGCATCATTGCGCGCCGTTGGCCCCgttctcccccctcttcttcaactcGTCGCGCACGGCGGGCAGGATGTAGCGGCCGTAgtcgatggcgtcgttgaGGTTGTCGTAGCCGCGGATGGAGAtgaggtcggcgccgaggtcgacgtaGTCGAGGATGGAGTCGTTGATGGTCTTGGGCGAGCCGACCAGCGCCGTGGAGGCGCCGCGGGCGTTGGTCGCCGTGACGGTCGGGTACCACAGCGCGCGGTCCTGgacctcgcccttcttggcGATCTCGAGCAGCCGCTGCGACCCGACGTTCTGCGGCTCCGGCCCGGCCTGCCCGGGCTTGCCCTGGCCGGCCGAGATGTTGCCccggagggcgtcgagggtgCGGTGCGCCTTGGCCCACGCGagctcgtccgtctcggcgatgatggggCGGAACGTCACCCAGATGCGCGGGCGGTCCTTGCggccggccttctcggcctcgccgtagATGCGGTCGATCTGCTCCTTGGTCTCCTTGAGCGGCTCGCCCCAGAGGCCGAAGATGTCGGCGAGCGAGCCGCCGATGCGGTACGCCTCGTCCGAGGAGCCGCCGACCGAGACGGGGATGGTGCCCTTGGTCGGCCGCACCTTGTTGGTGAAGCCCTTGAAGGTGTAGTACTTGCTGTCCCAGTCGAAGGGCGCGTCCGACTCCCACGCGCGCCGCAGGATCTTGATGTAGtcctcgaggcggccgtACCGCTCGTCTTTGGACAGGAAGtcgccctccttggcctgctcggcgtcgctgccgccggcgatgaagtgcacgacgacgcggccCTTGCTGAGCTGGTCGAGCGTCGCCAGCGCCTTGGCGGCCACGGTCGGGTAGAGCGTGTTGGGCCGCAGCGCGATGATGACGCTGACGTTCTTGGTCACGGCCGCGATGGTCGCGCCGATGGTGAAGGGGTCATATGAGTCGGACCCGTAGGGCACGAGCGTGTAGTTGAAGCCGTAGTCGTCCAGGTTCTTGGCGTACCGGACCAGGAACTCCgggtcgatgccggcgccggggatCGGGGCGATCTCCGTCGAGGCGTTGGGGAAGGTTACGCTGATGAATTCGGTAGGCATTGTGAATGTTTGGTGTGAAAGGGGGAAGTGGGTGGAGTATCAATACTATTCTCtctgttctctctctctctctctctctctctgtctctgtctctgtctcccTTTTCGATCATGGCATTGTTGATGAATTATGCGGCGGCCTATATAATACACTCGTTGCAGGATATGACGACAACTGCATGATAATCACGCCTTACACCCTCGAGCCGATTTCGGCAAGGGGGGTTCCCCAGCGAGATGTCACCATAACTCCCCATCGTATCCGGAGGGGCCCTGGGTCGATCTGGAAATTGAGCAGTGGTTCCTTTTTTCCATTCCTTTTGCTGTCTTTCCCGGGAGCTTTGTTGAAGAATTGTTGACTTTGTAGTCTTGTAAGGCCGGTTGCCCGGATAGTAGCGACAAGCGCGCCGAagcgccgcgccgcgccggGGCCGGGCGAGCCGGGGCAGCTCCGCTAAGCCACGGACTCGACGCCGGCAACCCCTCCAGAGTCCGATCAACTCTCACTGACCCCTCATAACCCCTCATAACCAACCCCTCATGACCCGGATGGCATAAACAGTTCCTGGAACCAACGGATACCGGGCGCGTTCCGTCAGCTTCAGGTTTACCCCGCTTCAGCAATCGGGATGCGATGGTGCAATCGTCGAGCTGAGTTCCACACATCCACATCTTTGGGACCCAACGTCGGTCATATCCGCAAATCAGTACCTCCCGAGGGCTCGACATTGGCTGGGTTCGAGAGGCGCAGTTTGTCCGACTCAGACCCTTATCGAGCCATCATAACATCACTTACAAATCAAACTCGCCTCGCAGTGAGCCGCATGTGTCGTGATTTGTCACTTGGCCGCATACGGGCACGTCGTCCACTTCTCCTCCTTTGGGGGCCTTCCAACGATGGCTGCGGCGAAAATCCCGCATTCGAGCTGGCCGTTTGTATCATGGGGATAGGGTTTTATAACGCTTAATGGATAGTTGGCGGCCAGCGGGGAATCAAAGGTGGCAAGAGAGACACTGCGTGCATCTTTGGAGTTTGGGTACGCTACGTCGCTTGGCCGTATGCGAATCTGCCCTTGGCTTCAGAACGCGGATTGGCTGTTATAGCGAACTTTCCTTCACAAACTTCTGTCAGATAATTTCAAGCAAACTGATATTTCGGGTGATGGAACGGCCACCGCAGACTCAGACGTGGCAATGTTAGTGGCCTTCTTGGTGTAGGGTGAAATGCGCCACGGATCCGATTTCAGCAGTAACATTATTCCAAAATAGGGAAGTACAAGATCAACTAAAGAGCGGTAATCATACTCATCATTATACCATTTCGACTTGTTGCACAAAATGGCCTCGTTTTCGACGAGCATAGCCTACATGCTTgagacaacaacaacaacaacaacaacaacaacaattTGGGGACCCAGAACCATATTAAACTCCCCTAGGTAAGCACTCAAACCATGAATCAGCAAGTCTTCAATGACTGCTCGCAGACTACTTCGTCTTTTTCCACAGCTGGGCTACCGAATAACTCTTCGGCACCCGGGCCAGCCAGTACAGCGCCAAGGCGGCAAACAGGTTGAAGACGATGTACACCCACATCAGCCCATACGACCGCCACCTCCTATCATAGGACGCCGAGACGGTGGACAGGAACATGTCCGTGGTGGACAACGGGCAGAACTGGCACACGTCGGTGCTGTCGGGGTTGTAGACGCGACCGCCGGCCATTTCCATGTACGGGGCCATGTAGTCGCCGCACGTGGTGCCGTTGGCCGGCGGAGGGCGAAACTGCAAAAGCTCAAGCTGGGAGCACTCCACGGTGTTGTGAGCGAGACCCGTTGACAagaggccctcgacgaggtacGTGAGGGGGGATACTCGGTACATGAACTTCCAGAAGCCTGGTAGTGCATCCTGAGGGACGATGACACTATAGAGGAGTTACACAATCAGTATACCGACCAGACAGTTCCTCAGAGAATAATGTTATCAGGGACGATCTTACCCGCAGAATATGAGGCAGAGGACGAAGAGAAGCAATGACAGGGTCGCCCCGGtctccgccgtcggcaccccggcgacgaccaTGTCGGCGAACGTCGACTCGAAAAGCATGAACGCCCAGATGAGGAGGAACATCAGACCGCCCCGATCTGTGACGGCGTCCGTCGGGACGGCGTTGCGGTACATGCCCACGAGGTAGtagaaggggaagaagacgacgacggcgacgagcgTGTTCCACGGtatctcgacgacgatgttgaCCAGCATGAAGACGTACCACGAGTACGCCCTGGACGCGCGCTCCCGCGCCTCGTACTGCTCGCGCTGGAGGATGAAGTTGGGCATCGTCTGGtagacgaggaagacgaagaccaCGAGGAGCATAAAGATGGAGAACATCTGGCTCTGCAGCCCTTGCATGGTCAGAGGCGACTGGTAGAAGGACACGCCGATGAACAGGCTCTGCAGCGGAAGGTTTGTCAGTCGGGATCCTCGCCAGTCTACCAAGGGGAAATTACTGTCTGCAAAAAGGGGGGTCTGGCTTACCGTGCCGCCTGAAAGGATCAGCTTGGAGTAGATGTACGAAGGGGTGCGCCAGTACTGCTGGAAGACTCGTTCCGTGCACAACGCCAGCTGGACGCGGAAGGGGGCAGCATAGGTGGACATCTCGGCTTCAGTGGCGGCCACAGAGCCGGCGCCCTTGGACGCCCGTTCCAGCCGTTCGAGCTCCCGTCGGACTTGCGCGCACTCGTGGCTGTCCTTCCACGTCTGAGGCCAGTCTCTCTCCGAGCTGGCCCCCGGGGCGGCTCCGATGACCTTGAGCATCCACTCGGCGGGGTTCTCGTCCCGTCCGCAGGGCGCCGCGCCGTACTGCTCGAAGTAGCTGGTCAGGACCCGGGCGTTCTCGCCAATGTCGCCAAAGTAGACCGTCCTGCCGCCGTGGGccaggagcagcagccggTCGAACTGCTGGAACAGGAGGGCCGAGGGCTGGTGGATGGTGCAGAGGATGGCCTGGCCGTTTTCCGAGAGCTTGCGGATCAGGGAGGAGATGGACCATGCAGTCTGGCTGTCCAGGCCGGACGtgggctcgtcgaggaagagcaaCAGGTCCGGTTtggcggccagctcgacgccgatggtcAGGCGTTTTCTCTGTTCCACGTTCAGACCTTGTTTTCGCCGGGTTGTCAGTCAATTATACCGTCTCGAGTTTGGTTGCATATCGAATCGTCCTTCTTCACTCACCTTCACCGGGTACGCCGACAATGGCATCCGCATAGGCCTCCATCTCGAGAAGCCCAATGACCTCCTCGACATAGGCGTGCTTCTCCTGCTTACTGACGGATGCCGGTTGTCGAAGCATGGCACTGAACCGCAGTGCTTCCCGAACCGTCGACGTCTCGAGGTGGAtgtcctgctgctggacgTAGCCCGCTTTCCTCTGGAAAGATTTATCCCTGGCGACCccgttgacgaggatgtcaCCCGAAACCACTCCCACCGTCACTCGGTTCGCCAACACGTCCAGAAGGGTGGTCTTTCCGGCGCCAGTTGAGCCCTGTATCGCATTTGATGTCAGTCAGGACCCTTCCTCAACACTCCTCGGAGAATCAGGAATAAGTCACCATCAAGGCTGTCAAGGTCCCTGGCTTTACCCATCCCCCAACACGGTCCAGGATCCTGCGGTCTTTGTTCTTGATGGTGATGTCGTAGCAGACATCCTTCCAGTGGAACACGGATCGGTCCTCGAAGTTCGTGGGCCGCCCACCCCCAGCACCCGCCGGGGAGACTGAGCTCTTTTCAGCTGCGTAGACGCGGTCCGGCTGgcccgcctcctcgtccggcGTCTTTGAAGGCCTCGATTGGCCGCGGCGGAAGACCAGAACCTCGCCTTTGGAGCGGTCTGTGGCGATATACtccgcggcgacgaggtaCGTGCacatgaagaagaggatgaaaGCGACGAGGATGCCAAAGTTTCTGTACATCAAGCAGTCAGTGATGGCACCGGATTGGAATCGACTGTCCGTCTGTTTTCCAGCGCTCCCTACCTCCAGATGTGCGATTTGTAGTAGCTGTAAGTGGCGTTGATGTAGAAGTCACCGTCGACGAAGTCGGCTCCTGGGGCGGCGCCCGCAACAGAACACGTCCTCTCGTCCGGGGCCGCGCCGGGATACGCCGGCACGTACTGCAGGCAGGGGAAGCGCCGACCGGTGAActcgttggcgacgaggctCTCGAACGCGTAGGCGATGGGGTTGACGTAGTTGATCCACCGGAGCCAGCCCTTCATGTCCCGCGTGGGCAGGATGAAGCCCGTGTAGAtgacgagggagaggatgaagatggcggcgggcgtcAGGGCCTGGTGGATGGTGCGCGACGTCTGGGCGATGGTGCGGAGGATCGTGGACATGGAGAGCGTCGTGATGAagccgaagaggaggaagacgaagaaggcgtcGGCCTCCATGCGCAGCTTGGCCATGAAGTAGAGCGGCAGGTTGAAGGCCAGGGATGACAGGATCTTGGTCGGCATGTCGCATATGGTGGACGAGATGGCCTCGGAGGCCGGGTGGTAGAGAGCGTACCGAGCGTGCTTCTCGACAATGGGCCGCTGGGCGTACAGAGTGAGGACCTAGAGGCTTGTTGTTAACACATAAGTCCTTTCACTGTCATCTTTTCTATTTTTGCTCCTCGTCAGGTgcctggctggctggctggctgggcgAGACACACCTCGAGAGCACTGCTCAGACCATTAAAGAGGATGGCGAAGAACAGCAGGATGCACCGGGAGTTCAAGCTCGAGGCGTCGGAGGGCAAGTCGAAGAAGATGCTGCCGAGAACCACGGAGATGACAAAGTTTCCAAAGATGGTGACGAAGGGGAAGAGCCAGTCTCCCACGAGGCGATGATATCCGCGTGTCATGCAGAGCCACACCTGCATGGGCAGCGAGATGGTGTAAGGGGACTGCGAGGAGCTGCGAGAACGAACTGTCAGACGAGGAACCCAACGACATCCATcgcagggggggggggggagactCTTGGGGAGACTCTTGAAGGGGGTTGTTTTTTCTCACAGGAGAGAGGCTTTGTGGGCTTGGCGAGTCGTGGCAAACTTGTCGACTCCGGGCCCGTTCAGGGGATGCTCCTGTTCGAAGCGATGGATCTCGTCCATGAGCCGGGCGCGCAAGTCGCTGCTCTTCCACACCGCCGCAAACTCGTCCGGCGTCCGAGGCACCCTGTTCTCATACCCCCTCTGGACGACGCGCTCGGCTGGGTTCGTCAGCGACGTGAGGAAGTCTGCGGTGGTCTGGCGGTCGGGGCAGCGGTAGCCCATGTCGACGAAGTACTGCTTCGCGAGGGCCGTGGACCCGAAGTAGATCTGCCTGCCCTCGTACAGCAGGGCGACCTTGTCAAAGACCTGGAGATGAGGTAGGGTTGTCAGCAAATCCGGTGTCACGTAACGtgtgtatatgtgtgtgtgtgtatgtttgtgtgtgtatgtgtgtgtgtgtgtgtgtgtgtgtgtgtgtatagGGGAAAGCGATGGACAAACTGACGTCGTAAGCCGGCTGCGAGGCCTGGTACATGGCGACCACGGCCGACGTCCGGGCCATGTCGGTGGACAGGCGGAGGGTCCGGGCGAACTCGAGGGCGGTGGCGCTGTCGAGGCCGCGGGTGCTGTTGTCCCAGCACTGGATCGGGCTCTGGCTGAGGGTGACCTCGGCGATGCTCACGCGCTTccgctcgccgccgctgacgCCCCTGACGAAGTCGTTGCCGACTTTGGTGTTGGCGGTGTGTGagatgccgaagacggccATGACGACGTCCCTCAGGTGCTCGGCGTACCGCTGCCGGCTGACGCCGGGGAGTCGGTTCTTGGGGGTcctcgccagcgcggcgAAGAGGAGCGTCTGTCCCACGGTGAGGTGCGGGAAGTGGATGTCGGTCTCGGCC
Protein-coding regions in this window:
- a CDS encoding Modin; amino-acid sequence: MSADDGDDKGVELIVAIVALVISVFAFIIAIFQALQQYYASATGYSSCTQKVMGDWAQFTRRRFRWDEFRFEVEFEVPVIFVAPPTNHRGPLGKHNDKEITYMTGTSDSYKKTFTWDQQQYDQVDRSLRAGNSRQAIHTADNELANWLGLLMAIQRMERESRTWQDNEYFGHGNPQWEDQTPCHPHAPTAAVTHTLAVGMQRKKKSWDSMPDNMKKPYATTTISHLVEVAGMLGVHWKEFNRNEDRYRAQGNGFSITGYDVDDLGIVFSFEKTGPTWFHENRVVPDNRVKELCFGYCPTIFRPEASNNHKYADEPKDIGTLQLGSMAAIAETLVVIGCNTNTVRYFRKPQPDTRHIHLFPVAFELLGMVGVVFQIPGTAFRMLPNPTIWHWDRKSFSLRTFLADFVHAMADAPAADQRLLKSTEVSSCVGVIAAEAGTIESKFQDLESLDGPEAILRPTNNAEERIYSNDLVVALHAAIARCDEFLKHHDRAHLVQNVLRVHLQEILRILNDTDGEYKAVVAAAAAATAAPDATDKSRSNADQAQDLFIQRPTAAAAAAAAPVVAKTSEESKKAQKEISLLQKLDAASSGERHAVLAEIYLFFVRKRVVEVVCRQMLADKTRRERGARSIVSAASGEPVSHDQEQQVNDVWCMLVFRMMCWLLLHDFHGKDIQVEKSEVFGSRLPVYIT
- a CDS encoding Alkanesulfonate monooxygenase, with the protein product MPTEFISVTFPNASTEIAPIPGAGIDPEFLVRYAKNLDDYGFNYTLVPYGSDSYDPFTIGATIAAVTKNVSVIIALRPNTLYPTVAAKALATLDQLSKGRVVVHFIAGGSDAEQAKEGDFLSKDERYGRLEDYIKILRRAWESDAPFDWDSKYYTFKGFTNKVRPTKGTIPVSVGGSSDEAYRIGGSLADIFGLWGEPLKETKEQIDRIYGEAEKAGRKDRPRIWVTFRPIIAETDELAWAKAHRTLDALRGNISAGQGKPGQAGPEPQNVGSQRLLEIAKKGEVQDRALWYPTVTATNARGASTALVGSPKTINDSILDYVDLGADLISIRGYDNLNDAIDYGRYILPAVRDELKKRGENGANGAQ
- a CDS encoding Multidrug resistance protein cdr1, with product MMDSRPSAGNVKSSPSDDTLRDKAVQEHDHRQDEMDIEISTPRVNDLVRPYSLELIRSASRLDPDINPFLSSHPSLDPSCREQFNAKKWARALLQHSARNPQHYPRLEAGVAYRSLSVHGYGTDTDYQKDVLNVLWQAPVLVKQALSKRRQKIDILRDFDGIVESGEMLLVLGRPGSGVSTLLKTIAGETRGLHLGPHSHFSYQGIPMEMMHKRFRGETIYQAETDIHFPHLTVGQTLLFAALARTPKNRLPGVSRQRYAEHLRDVVMAVFGISHTANTKVGNDFVRGVSGGERKRVSIAEVTLSQSPIQCWDNSTRGLDSATALEFARTLRLSTDMARTSAVVAMYQASQPAYDVFDKVALLYEGRQIYFGSTALAKQYFVDMGYRCPDRQTTADFLTSLTNPAERVVQRGYENRVPRTPDEFAAVWKSSDLRARLMDEIHRFEQEHPLNGPGVDKFATTRQAHKASLLSSQSPYTISLPMQVWLCMTRGYHRLVGDWLFPFVTIFGNFVISVVLGSIFFDLPSDASSLNSRCILLFFAILFNGLSSALEVLTLYAQRPIVEKHARYALYHPASEAISSTICDMPTKILSSLAFNLPLYFMAKLRMEADAFFVFLLFGFITTLSMSTILRTIAQTSRTIHQALTPAAIFILSLVIYTGFILPTRDMKGWLRWINYVNPIAYAFESLVANEFTGRRFPCLQYVPAYPGAAPDERTCSVAGAAPGADFVDGDFYINATYSYYKSHIWRNFGILVAFILFFMCTYLVAAEYIATDRSKGEVLVFRRGQSRPSKTPDEEAGQPDRVYAAEKSSVSPAGAGGGRPTNFEDRSVFHWKDVCYDITIKNKDRRILDRVGGWVKPGTLTALMGSTGAGKTTLLDVLANRVTVGVVSGDILVNGVARDKSFQRKAGYVQQQDIHLETSTVREALRFSAMLRQPASVSKQEKHAYVEEVIGLLEMEAYADAIVGVPGEGLNVEQRKRLTIGVELAAKPDLLLFLDEPTSGLDSQTAWSISSLIRKLSENGQAILCTIHQPSALLFQQFDRLLLLAHGGRTVYFGDIGENARVLTSYFEQYGAAPCGRDENPAEWMLKVIGAAPGASSERDWPQTWKDSHECAQVRRELERLERASKGAGSVAATEAEMSTYAAPFRVQLALCTERVFQQYWRTPSYIYSKLILSGGTSLFIGVSFYQSPLTMQGLQSQMFSIFMLLVVFVFLVYQTMPNFILQREQYEARERASRAYSWYVFMLVNIVVEIPWNTLVAVVVFFPFYYLVGMYRNAVPTDAVTDRGGLMFLLIWAFMLFESTFADMVVAGVPTAETGATLSLLLFVLCLIFCGVIVPQDALPGFWKFMYRVSPLTYLVEGLLSTGLAHNTVECSQLELLQFRPPPANGTTCGDYMAPYMEMAGGRVYNPDSTDVCQFCPLSTTDMFLSTVSASYDRRWRSYGLMWVYIVFNLFAALALYWLARVPKSYSVAQLWKKTK